In Fusarium oxysporum f. sp. lycopersici 4287 chromosome 4, whole genome shotgun sequence, a genomic segment contains:
- a CDS encoding MFS transporter, SIT family, siderophore-iron:H+ symporter (At least one base has a quality score < 10) produces MCLAVWNLSAFLCSFILLETVIEAAAQNLDTYSAGAVIYQIGYTMILLLVEVIIGDITSVRSRLFFSYIPALPFIINTGVSGDVTEAVLGATTWRWGIGMWCIIYPVCALPLIISLLVVGHRAKKAGHLVGYRSSFQQLGFNKLTVELFWLLDIIGVILLIAVFALLLVPLTIAGGFESKWSDPQVVAPLVIGFVCIPVFVVWELRAPHPLVPFHHMKDRSVWAPMGIACMLNFAWTMQGDYLYTVLQVSFNFSIKAATRVQSLYSFASVITGTILGLIVYKVRRFKVFIVSGTMPFPRRIRSSHPIPRRPQLRQQVWCHWCTDSPRDRGWDVPIPRSVPRAVPGRLGLWKRRLRCHLDPGSPCATCPEFLQPGNETLAVYAYSQPLSAILDFPVGSDERDAMIDAYKHVQRLLTITGICLCVPLIAFSLCLRNPKLTDQQNLVEDEKPGAAAERSSASA; encoded by the exons ATGTGTTTGGCCGTGTGGAACTTATCTGCATTTCTGTGTTCTTTTATACTATTGGAAACTGTCATTGAGGCCGCGGCGCAGAATTTGGATACGTACTCTGCTGGTGCGGTCATTTACCAGATCGGGTATACCATGATTCTTTTACTTGTGGAAGTCATCATTGGAGATATCACTTCTGTTCGATCGCGTTTGTTCTTTAGTTACATCCCCGCTCTGCCCTTTATCATCAACACCGGGGTCAGCGGTGATGTCACAGAAGCTGTCCTTGGAGCCACGACTTGGCGATGGGGAATCGGCATGTGGTGCATCATCTACCCCGTCTGCGCCCTCCCTCTCATCATCAGTCTTCTCGTCGTTGGACATCGTGCAAAGAAGGCCGGCCACCTCGTCGGCTACCGCTCTTCATTCCAACAGCTCGGCTTCAACAAACTAACCGTCGAGctcttctggcttcttgacATCATCGGCGTAATCCTCCTCATCGCCGTCTTCGCCCTCCTTCTCGTCCCCCTCACCATCGCAGGAGGTTTCGAGAGCAAATGGTCAGACCCTCAGGTCGTAGCCCCCCTTGTCATCGGCTTCGTCTGCATTCCCGTCTTCGTCGTATGGGAGCTCCGCGCTCCTCACCCCTTGGTGCCCTTCCACCACATGAAGGATCGCTCCGTCTGGGCCCCCATGGGAATCGCATGCATGCTCAACTTTGCCTGGACGATGCAGGGCGATTATCTCTACACCGTTCTCCAGGTCTCCTTCAACTTCAGCATCAAGGCCGCTACACGGGTGCAGTCGCTCTACTCCTTCGCGAGTGTCATCACCGGCACAATTCTCGGTCTTATCGTGTACAAGGTGCGCCGCTTCAAGGTCTTCATCGTATCAGGGACCATGCCTTTTCCTCGTCGCATTCGGTCTTCTCATCCGATACCGCGGCGACCCCAGCTCCGACAACAAGTCTGGTGTCATTGGTGCACAGATTCTCCTCGGGATCGCGGGTGGGATGTTCCCATACCCCG GTCTGTACCTCGCGCTGTACCAGGTCGGCTCGGCCTTTGGAAACGCCGTCTCCGGTGCCATCTGGACCCAGGTTCTCCCTGTGCGACTTGCCCAGAGTTTCTCCAGCCCGGAAACGAGACTCTCGCAGTGTACGCCTACTCTCAACCTCTGTCTGCCATTCTCGACTTCCCTGTTGGTTCTGACGAGCGTGATGCCATGATTGATGCGTATAAGCATGTTCAGCGCCTGCTTACCATCACCGGTATCTGTCTTTGTGTTCCTCTCATCGCGTTCTCGCTGTGCTTGCGTAACCCCAAGCTCACCGATCAGCAGAACTTGGTTGAGGACGAGAAGCCTGGTGCGGCTGCTGAGCGCTCTTCGGCATCTGCTTAG
- a CDS encoding mannitol-1-phosphate dehydrogenase, translating to MGKTAVHFGAGNIGRGFVACFLHNSGYDVVFADVNDSIVNQLNNTPSYRVIEVGSEATVENTITNYKAINSRTHEEDLIETIRTAEIVTCSVGPNILKFIAPVIAKGIDRRSTEESPLHVIACENAIGATDTLAEHIKNNTDASRLEDHHLRARYANSAIDRIVPAQDPDAGLDVTLEKFFEWVVDRTPFEDVGIPDIKGINWVDNLEPFIERKLFTVNTGHATAAYHGYNRRKRTVYDALQDKDIMAEVRGALMETKNLIVSKHAIDEEAQAAYVEKIIKRIGNPHLEDAVERVGRAPLRKLSRKERFIGPAAELAENDQPIKYLLDAIEMAFRFQDVPDDEESKQLAEIMSENGPEDVVKQVCGIQDNEKIFPQLVNVVQRVQADSAEE from the exons ATGGGCAAGACTGCTGTTCACTTTGGCGCTGGCAACATCG GCCGTGGCTTTGTTGCCTGCTTCCTCCACAACTCTGGCTACGATGTCGTCTTCGCTGATGTCAACGACTCAATCGTCAACCAACTCAACAACACTCCCTCATACCGCGTCATCGAAGTCGGCTCTGAAGCTACCGTCGAGAACACCATCACAAATTACAAGGCCATCAACTCGAGAACACACGAGGAGGACCTGATTGAGACCATCCGCACAGCTGAGATCGTCACCTGCTCAGTCGGTCCCAACATCCTCAAGTTCATCGCCCCTGTCATCGCCAAGGGTATCGACCGCCGATCAACAGAAGAGTCTCCCCTGCATGTCATTGCCTGCGAGAACGCCATCGGTGCAACTGATACCCTTGCCGAGcacatcaagaacaacactGATGCCTCTCGCCTCGAGGACCACCACCTCCGAGCCCGATATGCCAACTCCGCTATTGACAGAATCGTTCCCGCTCAGGACCCCGATGCTGGTCTTGACGTGACACTCGAGAAGTTCTTTGAGTGGGTCGTTGACCGCACTCCCTTTGAGGATGTTGGCATCCCCGACATCAAGGGTATCAACTGGGTTGACAACCTTGAGCCCTTCATTGAGCGCAAGCTCTTCACTGTCAACACTGGCCACGCCACCGCTGCCTACCACGGTTACAACCGAAGAAAGCGCACTGTCTACGATGCTCTCCAGGACAAGGACATTATGGCCGAGGTTCGCGGTGCACTTATGGAGACCAAGAACCTGATCGTCTCCAAGCACGCTATTGACGAGGAGGCCCAGGCCGCTTACgtcgagaagatcatcaagcGAATTGGCAACCCCCATCTTGAGGATGCCGTCGAGCGTGTCGGCCGTGCTCCTCTCCGAAAGCTGTCTCGCAAGGAGCGATTCATCGgccctgctgctgagctCGCTGAGAACGATCAGCCCATCAAGTACCTTCTCGACGCTATCGAGATGGCCTTCCGCTTCCAGGATGTCCCCGATGACGAGGAGTCCAAGCAGCTCGCCGAGATCATGTCCGAGAACGGACCTGAGGACGTTGTCAAGCAGGTCTGCGGTATTCAGGACAACGAGAAGATCTTCCCACAATTGGTCAACGTTGTTCAGCGCGTCCAGGCCGACAGTGCTGAGGAATAA
- a CDS encoding glucose-6-phosphate isomerase — MAPANTLPAWSDLQAHRDSVGKSFVLKEAFASDPQRFDRFTRTFTSDGVSSEILFDFSKNFLTDETLDLLVKLAEQAGVEKKRDAMFAGEKINFTEGRAVYHTALRNVSGWDMKVDGVDVMNTKGGVNEVLEHMKEFSEQVRSGEWKGYTGKKLTTIINIGIGGSDLGPVMVTEALKHYGAEDMTLHFVSNIDGTHIAEALKNSDPETTLFLIASKTFTTAETTTNANTAKKWFLEKTDNKGDIAKHFVALSTNEEEVTKFGIDSKNMFGFESWVGGRYSVWSAIGLSIALYVGFDNFHKFLSGAHAMDKHFRETPLKDNIPLLGGLLSVWYSDFFQAQTHLVAPFDQYLHRFPAYLQQLSMESNGKTITSDGSSAKYTTGPILFGEPCTNAQHSFFQLVHQGTKLIPTDFILAAKSHNPVSDNLHQKMLASNYFAQAEALMVGKTDDQVRAEGTPEELVPHKRFLGNRPTTSILVGGAIGPAELGALIVYYEHLTFTEGAIWDINSFDQWGVELGKVLAKKILKELDEAGNGEGHDASTGGLIGAFKKYGN; from the exons ATGGCCCCCGCAAACACTCTCCCCGCTTGGTCTGACCTCCAAGCCCATCGCGACAGCGTAGGCAAGTCCTTCGTACTCAAGGAGGCATTCGCTTCCGACCCCCAGCGATTCGACCGCTTCACCCGAACCTTCACCTCCGACGGTGTATCCTCCGAGATCCTCTtcgacttctccaagaactTCCTCACAGATGAGACCCTCGATCTCCTCGTCAAGCTCGCCGAGCAGGCTGGCGTTGAGAAGAAGCGCGATGCCATGTTTGCTGGCGAGAAGATCAACTTCACCGAGGGTCGCGCCGTGTACCACACTGCTCTGCGAAATGTTAGCGGTTGGGATATGaaggttgatggtgttgatgtcatGAACACAAAGGGTGGTGTCAatgaggttcttgagcaCATGAAGGAGTTTTCTGAGCAGGTTCGAAGTGGAGAGTGGAAGGGATATACCGGCAAGAAGCTCACAACCATTATCAACATTGGTATTGGTGGTTCTGATCT CGGCCCTGTCATGGTCACCGAAGCTCTCAAGCACTACGGCGCCGAAGACATGACCCTTCACTTCGTCTCCAACATTGACGGAACCCACATCGCCGAGGCCCTCAAGAACTCTGACCCCGAGACcaccctcttcctcatcgcctCCAAGACCTTCACCACCGCAGAGACCaccaccaacgccaacacAGCCAAGAAGTGGTTCCTCGAGAAGACCGACAACAAGGGCGACATCGCCAAGCACTTTGTCGCCCTCTCCACCAACGAGGAAGAGGTTACCAAGTTTGGCATCGACAGCAAGAACATGTTTGGCTTTGAGAGCTGGGTCGGTGGTCGATACTCTGTCTGGAGTGCCATTGGTCTGAGCATTGCTCTCTACGTTGGCTTTGACAACTTCCACAAGTTCCTTAGCGGTGCTCATGCCATGGATAAGCACTTCCGCGAGACTCCTCTCAAGGACAACATTCCTCTTCTTGGTGGTCTCTTGAGTGTCTGGTACTCTGACTTTTTCCAGGCCCAGACTCACCTTGTTGCTCC CTTCGACCAATACCTTCACCGATTCCCTGCCTACCTCCAGCAGCTCTCCATGGAGTCCAACGGAAAGACCATCACCTCTGATGGATCTTCTGCCAAGTACACCACTG GCCCCATTCTCTTCGGCGAGCCTTGCACCAACGCTCAGCActccttcttccagctcgTCCACCAAGGCACCAAGCTAATCCCCACCGACTTCATCCTCGCCGCCAAGTCCCACAACCCTGTCAGCGACAACCTCCACCAGAAGATGCTTGCCTCCAACTACTTCGCCCAGGCTGAGGCTCTCATGGTCGGCAAGACAGACGATCAGGTCCGTGCCGAGGGTACTCCCGAGGAGCTTGTTCCTCACAAGCGCTTCCTTGGAAACCGACCCACGACCTCCATCCTTGTCGGCGGCGCCATTGGTCCCGCCGAGCTGGGTGCCCTGATCGTGTACTACGAGCACCTCACCTTCACCGAGGGTGCTATCTGGGACATCAACAGCTTTGACCAGTGGGGTGTTGAGCTGGGCAAggtcttggccaagaagattctcaaggagcttgatgaggcaGGCAATGGTGAGGGACACGATGCTTCTACTGGTGGACTGATTGGAGCGTTCAAGAAGTATGGTAACTAA
- a CDS encoding AGC/AKT protein kinase yields the protein MSWKLTKKLKETHLGQSLSPFSRSPSTSTITEKEKDGQASGAVTPTTENAIAASEAMTQAPVVKPPKPGILVVTLHEGQGFSLPEQHRSAFASSHQGSMSSSNALGMSGSVRPGSSQRVAGSFVNGSNRPHSSAGGFNGIPTNHGRISGKYMPYALLDFDKVQVFVNSVDGNPENPLWAGGNTQYKFDVSRVTELVIHLYMRNPNAPPGSGRSQDIFLGVVRINPRFEERQQYVEDPKASKKDREKAAAEHAARNGHQGAEWVDVQYGTGRIKVGVEYVETRAGKLKIEDFELLKVVGKGSFGKVMQVRKKDTNRIYALKTIRKAHIISRSEVAHTLAERSVLAQINNPFIVPLKFSFQSPEKLYFVLAFVNGGELFHHLQKEHRFDVNRSRFYTAELLCALECLHGFSVIYRDLKPENILLDYQGHIALCDFGLCKLDMKDEDRTNTFCGTPEYLAPELLMGQGYNKTVDWWTLGVLLYEMLTGLPPFYDENTNEMYRKILSEPLHFSDVVPPAAKDLLTKLLNRNPEERLGANGSAEIKAHPFFHAIDWRKLLQRKYEPTFKPSVADALDTANFDPEFTSEAPQDSYVEGPMLSQTMQNQFQGFSYNRPIAGLGDAGGSVKDPSFVGSLTDNR from the exons atgtCTTGGAAGCTTACCAAGA AGTTAAAGGAAACCCATCTGGGTCAATCCTTGAGTCCTTTCTCTCGATCCCCCTCTACTTCAACCATCAccgaaaaggaaaaggatgGCCAGGCTAGCGGCGCTGTTACGCCTACAACGGAAAATGCCATAG CTGCCTCTGAGGCCATGACACAGGCCCCTGTTGTTAAGCCCCCCAAGCCCGGTATTCTCGTTGTCACCCTCCACGAAGGTCAAGGATTTTCTCTTCCTGAACAGCACCGAAGTGCTTTTGCCTCGTCACACCAAGGATCGATGTCTTCGTCCAACGCTCTTGGAATGTCTGGCTCTGTTCGACCAGGATCTTCACAACGTGTCGCCGGATCATTTGTTAACGGCAGTAACCGACCGCACTCTTCCGCTGGCGGCTTCAACGGCATCCCCACCAACCACGGCCGAATTTCCGGAAAGTACATGCCTTACGCCCTCCTCGATTTCGACAAGGTCCAGGTCTTTGTCAACTCGGTCGATGGAAACCCTGAGAACCCTCTGTGGGCCGGTGGAAACACCCAGTACAAGTTCGATGTGTCAAGAGTGACAGAGCTCGTCATCCATCTTTACATGCGCAACCCGAATGCGCCACCCGGATCTGGACGAAGCCAGGATATTTTCCTCGGTGTTGTCCGCATCAACCCCCGATTCGAAGAGAGACAGCAATACGTGGAGGACCCCAAGGCCAGCAAGAAGGACCGcgagaaggctgctgctgagcacGCAGCGCGCAATGGTCACCAAGGAGCCGAGTGGGTCGACGTGCAATATGGCACTGGTAGAATCAAGGTTGGTGTCGAGTATGTCGAGACTCGAGCAGGTAAGCTCAAGATTGAAGACTTTGAACTACTCAAGGTCGTCGGCAAGGGCAGTTTCGGCAAGGTCATGCAGGTACGCAAGAAGGACACAAACCGAATCTACGCTCTCAAGACCATCCGAAAGGCGCACATCATATCGCGATCCGAAGTTGCCCATACACTCGCCGAGCGATCTGTGCTGGCACAGATCAACAACCCTTTTATCGTACCTCTCAAGTTCAGTTTCCAGTCACCGGAGAAGCTTTACTTTGTTCTCGCCTTTGTCAACGGAGGCGAGCTGTTCCACCACTTGCAAAAGGAGCACCGATTTGACGTCAACCGATCCCGCTTTTACACTGCTGAGCTTCTGTGCGCCTTGGAATGTCTGCACGGCTTCAGCGTCATTTACAGAGATCTCAAGCCCGAGAACATTCTTCTGGATTACCAAGGCCATATCGCTCTTTGCGATTTTGGTCTCTGCAAGCTCGATATGAAGGATGAGGACCGCACCAACACATTCTGTGGTACACCCGAGTACCTCGCCCCAGAGCTGCTGATGGGCCAAGGTTACAATAAGACAGTCGATTGGTGGactcttggtgttttgctgTACGAGATGTTGACAGGTCTGCCACCTTTCTACGATGAGAACACCAACGAGATGTACCGCAAGATTCTATCAGAGCCTCTTCACTTCTCTGATGTGGTTCCCCCAGCTGCCAAGGATCTCCTTACCAAGCTTTTGAACCGCAACCCTGAGGAGCGCCTTGGTGCCAATGGATCAGCTGAGATTAAGGCGCATCCTTTCTTCCATGCTATTGACTGGAGGAAGCTTCTACAGCGCAAGTACGAGCCTACATTCAAGCCCAGTGTG GCCGACGCTCTGGACACTGCCAACTTTGACCCCGAATTCACATCTGAAGCCCCTCAAGATTCTTATGTCGAGGGCCCCATGCTCTCTCAAACCATGCAGAACCAATTCCAAGGATTCAGCTACAACCGTCCGATCGCTGGACTCGGAGATGCAGGCGGCAGTGTCAAGGATCCATCATTTGTCGGTAGTTTGACAGATAACCGATAA
- a CDS encoding hypothetical protein (At least one base has a quality score < 10) yields the protein MPPSFAGLTGKKLSLAISTVATTGFLLFGYDQGVMSGIIDADPFHDYFPETKDSTMQGFVTAIYEIGCLFGAMFILWIGDLLGRRRAMILGGWIMIVGVIIQITAMKGHKALAQLIIGRTITGVGNGINTSTIPTYQAECSTTTNRGLLICIEGGIIAFGTLIAYWIDYGCSYGPPGPHMAASPIAFQCVFGLILCVSMVWLPESPRWLLTHDRHEEAERVIAAIRGFEVDSDETRAERDRVVDSIRASGFAAQKSTPVKALFTGGKTQHFRRMLLGSGSQFMQQVGGCNAVIYYFPILCTDIFGDKNFALLLGGVNMIVYSIFATSSWFLIERVGRRKLLLIGTAGQMLSMFLTMGFLIPGGSDPGTNAPQISKGAIAGLFTYIASFGATWLPLPWLYPAEINPLKTRGKANATSTCTNWLFNFVIVMIVPIMISNIHWGTYLFFGCANATFFPILYWFYPETANRSLEEIDIIFAKGFVEKMSYVQAAKELPFLSHEEVEREAIRLGLVDESSRGGVLEKPNEESGTVRDDSGFNSEKS from the exons ATGCCTCCCTCCTTCGCAGGCCTGACGGGCAAGAAATTGTCCCTGGCCATCTCCACCGTCGCAACGACAggtttcctcctcttcggcTATGACCAAGGTGTGATGTCTGGTATTATCGACGCAGACCCTTTCCATGATTACTTCCCCGAGACAAAGGACAGCACCATGCAGGGTTTCGTCACGGCCATTTACGAGATTGGCTGCTTATTCGGCGCCATGTTCATCCTCTGGATCGGTGACTTGCTCGGTCGTCGAAGGGCGATGATCCTTGGTGGTTGGATCATGATCGTTGGTGTCATCATCCAGATCACTGCTATGAAGGGCCACAAGGCTCTTGCGCAGCTCATCATCGGACGAACAATCACTGGTGTTGGAAACGGTATCAACACCTCTACCATCCCAACATACCAAGCTGAGTGTtctaccaccaccaacagagGTCTCCTCATCTGTATCGAGGGTGGCATCATCGCCTTTGGTACACTCATCGCATACTGGATTGACTACGGCTGCTCTTACGGTCCCCCAGGACCTCACATGGCGGCTTCCCCCATTGCCTTCCAGTGCGTCTTCGGTCTTATCCTCTGCGTCTCAATGGTCTGGCTGCCAGAATCTCCCCGCTGGCTTCTCACCCACGACCGACACGAGGAAGCCGAGCGTGTCATTGCCGCCATTCGCGGCTTCGAAGTCGACAGCGACGAGACCCGCGCTGAACGTGATCGTGTCGTCGACTCCATTCGTGCCTCTGGTTTCGCTGCTCAGAAGAGCACACCCGTCAAGGCTCTCTTCACCGGTGGAAAGACACAGCACTTCCGCCGTATGCTTCTCGGTTCAGGATCGCAGTTCATGCAGCAGGTCGGTGGCTGCAACGCTGTTATCTACTACTTCCCTATTCTGTGCACCGACATCTTTGGCGACAAGAactttgctcttctcctcggcGGCGTCAACATGATCGTCTACTCCATCTTCGCAACTTCATCATGGTTCCTTATCGAGCGTGTTGGCCGTCGCAAGTTGCTCCTCATCGGTACTGCTGGTCAGATGCTTTCCATGTTCTTGACGATGGGTTTCCTCATCCCCGGTGGTTCTGATCCCGGTACCAATGCGCCTCAAATCTCAAAGGGTGCTATCGCTGGTCTCTTCACCTACATTGCTTCGTTCGGTGCTACCTGGCTGCCTCTTCCCTGGCTGTATCCCGCTGAGATCAACCCCCTCAAGACCCGTGGCAAGGCCAACGCTACATCCACCTGCACCAACTGGCTGTTCAACTTTGTCATCGTCATGATCGTTCCCATCATGATCTCCAACATCCACTGGGGAACCTATCTCTTCTTCGGCTGCGCCAACGCCACATTCTTCCCCATCCTTTACTGGTTCTACCCCGAG ACTGCCAACCGATCTCTCGAGGAAATCGACATCATCTTCGCCAAGGGCTTCGTCGAGAAGATGTCCTATGTCCAAGCCGCCAAGGAGCTTCCCTTCCTTTCTCACGAGGAAGTCGAGCGCGAGGCTATTCGACTTGGTCTCGTCGACGAGTCTAGTCGCGGTGGAGTTTTGGAGAAGCCAAATGAGGAGAGCGGTACAGTCCGCGACGACTCTGGCTTCAACTCTGAGAAGTCTTAG
- a CDS encoding glucose-6-phosphate isomerase, whose translation MAPANTLPAWSDLQAHRDSVGKSFVLKEAFASDPQRFDRFTRTFTSDGVSSEILFDFSKNFLTDETLDLLVKLAEQAGVEKKRDAMFAGEKINFTEGRAVYHTALRNVSGWDMKVDGVDVMNTKGGVNEVLEHMKEFSEQVRSGEWKGYTGKKLTTIINIGIGGSDLGPVMVTEALKHYGAEDMTLHFVSNIDGTHIAEALKNSDPETTLFLIASKTFTTAETTTNANTAKKWFLEKTDNKGDIAKHFVALSTNEEEVTKFGIDSKNMFGFESWVGGRYSVWSAIGLSIALYVGFDNFHKFLSGAHAMDKHFRETPLKDNIPLLGGLLSVWYSDFFQAQTHLVAPFDQYLHRFPAYLQQLSMESNGKTITSDGSSAKYTTGKWITSCMKPS comes from the exons ATGGCCCCCGCAAACACTCTCCCCGCTTGGTCTGACCTCCAAGCCCATCGCGACAGCGTAGGCAAGTCCTTCGTACTCAAGGAGGCATTCGCTTCCGACCCCCAGCGATTCGACCGCTTCACCCGAACCTTCACCTCCGACGGTGTATCCTCCGAGATCCTCTtcgacttctccaagaactTCCTCACAGATGAGACCCTCGATCTCCTCGTCAAGCTCGCCGAGCAGGCTGGCGTTGAGAAGAAGCGCGATGCCATGTTTGCTGGCGAGAAGATCAACTTCACCGAGGGTCGCGCCGTGTACCACACTGCTCTGCGAAATGTTAGCGGTTGGGATATGaaggttgatggtgttgatgtcatGAACACAAAGGGTGGTGTCAatgaggttcttgagcaCATGAAGGAGTTTTCTGAGCAGGTTCGAAGTGGAGAGTGGAAGGGATATACCGGCAAGAAGCTCACAACCATTATCAACATTGGTATTGGTGGTTCTGATCT CGGCCCTGTCATGGTCACCGAAGCTCTCAAGCACTACGGCGCCGAAGACATGACCCTTCACTTCGTCTCCAACATTGACGGAACCCACATCGCCGAGGCCCTCAAGAACTCTGACCCCGAGACcaccctcttcctcatcgcctCCAAGACCTTCACCACCGCAGAGACCaccaccaacgccaacacAGCCAAGAAGTGGTTCCTCGAGAAGACCGACAACAAGGGCGACATCGCCAAGCACTTTGTCGCCCTCTCCACCAACGAGGAAGAGGTTACCAAGTTTGGCATCGACAGCAAGAACATGTTTGGCTTTGAGAGCTGGGTCGGTGGTCGATACTCTGTCTGGAGTGCCATTGGTCTGAGCATTGCTCTCTACGTTGGCTTTGACAACTTCCACAAGTTCCTTAGCGGTGCTCATGCCATGGATAAGCACTTCCGCGAGACTCCTCTCAAGGACAACATTCCTCTTCTTGGTGGTCTCTTGAGTGTCTGGTACTCTGACTTTTTCCAGGCCCAGACTCACCTTGTTGCTCC CTTCGACCAATACCTTCACCGATTCCCTGCCTACCTCCAGCAGCTCTCCATGGAGTCCAACGGAAAGACCATCACCTCTGATGGATCTTCTGCCAAGTACACCACTGGTAAGTGGATAACCTCCTGCATGAAACCCAGCTAA